From one Lycium barbarum isolate Lr01 chromosome 6, ASM1917538v2, whole genome shotgun sequence genomic stretch:
- the LOC132600746 gene encoding transcription factor GAMYB-like: MTTECVDRMTSTVFVDSRSVEEPSGGANIKLKKGPWSKAEDAILMDYVAKHGAGNWREVQKQSGLARCGKSCRLRWANHLRPDLKKCALTPEEECRIIELHAKMGNKWSKMAAELPGRSDNEIKNYWNAKLKRQRRAGLSMYPPEVSFRAFSEDKQNKELDTLSSENAHPDVLPINTCEIPSVELKFFEPSQQLYPPGLLDISPSSFHNIPATSMPAQDLNSSCNTRSVHSTVHPSKRIRGSGSVLNVNIAASSCLDIPATSMLDQGLNSSRNTSSVLSTIHPSKHIRGSESCFSGLNVDLFQACHRNQNDPSLVAQSLGFSSSCHPSFSGETPGSYAFLNGKKLELPSHETSMASWAPLPPVESFNTLIQSPPNEHTDSGILSPRNSGLLDAILYGSQTSKASKNNSLQDTYCDSISPLGHSLGSVFSEYTPTN; the protein is encoded by the exons ATGACAACTGAATGTGTTGACAGGATGACGTCAACAGTTTTCGTAGATTCGCGATCTGTTGAAGAACCTAGTGGTGGAGCAAATATCAAACTGAAAAAAGGTCCTTGGAGTAAAGCAGAAGATGCGATTTTAATGGATTACGTCGCAAAACATGGGGCGGGGAATTGGAGAGAAGTCCAGAAGCAATCAGGACTTGCTCGCTGTGGGAAAAGTTGCCGTTTGCGGTGGGCAAATCACCTAAGACCAGATTTAAAGAAATGTGCTCTCACTCCAGAGGAAGAGTGTCGAATAATTGAACTACACGCTAAGATGGGAAACAAATGGTCAAAAATGGCTGCTGAG TTGCCTGGCCGCTCAGACAATGAGATAAAGAACTACTGGAACGCCAAACTAAAGAGACAACGGCGTGCAGGCTTGTCCATGTACCCTCCAGAAGTTAGTTTCCGGGCGTTTAGTGAGGACAAACAAAATAAGGAACTCGACACATTGTCTTCTGAAAATGCACATCCTGATGTCTTGCCTATCAACACTTGTGAGATTCCATCTGTGGAATTAAAATTTTTTGAACCTAGCCAGCAGTTGTATCCTCCGGGGCTTCTTGATATTTCTCCTAGTAGCTTTCATAATATTCCTGCAACTAGCATGCCGGCTCAGGATCTTAATTCTTCCTGCAATACTCGTTCTGTCCACTCAACAGTTCATCCGTCCAAGCGTATACGAGGATCAGGCTCTGTTCTAAATGTTAATATTGCTGCTAGTAGCTGTCTTGATATTCCTGCAACTAGCATGCTGGATCAGGGTCTTAATTCTTCCAGGAATACTAGTTCGGTCCTCTCAACAATTCATCCATCCAAACATATACGAGGTTCAGAATCATGTTTCTCTGGTCTAAATGTTGATCTTTTTCAAGCTTGTCATCGAAATCAAAATGACCCTTCTTTGGTTGCTCAGTCCTTGGGGTTCTCTTCGTCATGTCACCCATCATTCTCGGGTGAAACTCCTGGCAGCTATGCCTTTTTGAATGGCAAGAAGCTGGAGCTCCCTTCACACGAAACTTCGATGGCAAGTTGGGCACCACTTCCTCCGGTCGAGTCCTTCAATACCTTGATTCAGTCTCCTCCAAATGAGCATACTGATTCAGGCATTCTGTCACCTCGAAACAGTGGTCTATTGGACGCCATACTTTATGGATCACAAACATCCAAAGCTTCAAAGAATAATTCACTTCAGGATACTTATTGTGACTCAATCTCCCCTTTAGGTCATTCTTTAGGATCGGTATTTAGTGAATACACCCCTACCAATTGA